A window of Pyrinomonadaceae bacterium genomic DNA:
GACGGCCTCGAGGCTGAGGCCGCCAGGACTCTGGAAACCAGGCGCGCCGCGCGACAGAAAGACACCAAGCCGACGCTTTCGCTTGACGCGTACGCGGGAAAATATTCCGATCCCTATTACGGCGCCGTCGAAGTGCAAATGGTTTCCGGAAAACTCCGCGCGGTGATCAACCGCGAAACTTACGCCGACCTGGAGCACTGGGAAAAAGATTCCTTTTTGGGAAAATCGAACAAAGCCTGGCAGGGCGAAAGCCTGGTCAGGTTTGACGTCAAACCCGACACCAAAGAAGTCGAATTGATCCTGGGTGGTGCACGGTTCAAGCGGCAGTCAGAGCGGTAACCTATTCGTGTTCGAGTGGCCGGTGGGTAGGACTGCGTACTTTCCTCGAGAGCCGTGTATCAGGCCGCTGCGATAACTCGTGATGGAAAGAAGACGCACTTCACGGAACTAACATGCGAAACAGACTGAAAAAACTAATCGCGCTCACGATCGTGCTCGCGTTGTCGTTCACCGCAATCGCGCAGGGACAATCCCGCGCCAAATCACAGGCTCAATCATTCGACGTAATTATCAAAGGCGGCACTGTCTATGACGGCACTGGCCGCCCCCCGAGGCGGGCGGATGTCGGACTAAAAGGCGACCGCATCGCAGCCGTCGGCAATTTGAGCCGGGCCACCGCAACCACGGTTGTGGATGCAAAAGGTCTCGCGGTGGCGCCGGGCTTCATCAATATGCTCTCGCATTCTGAATCGTCCCTGATTCGCGATCCGCGCTCGCTCAGTGAGATCAAGCAGGGTGTGACGACGCAGATCTTCGGCGAATTTTCCATGGGCCCGCTTAACGATCAGATGAAGCAGCGCATGAAGGAAACGCGAGCCGATGGAGTCGATATCGAGTGGACGACGCTGGCCGAATATCTCACCTACCTCGAGAAACGCGGCATCCCGCAAAACGTCGCTTCGTTTATTGGCGCAGTAACCATTCGCGAGCACGTCATTGGTTTGGAAGACAAGCAGCCGACGCCTGCGCAACTCGGACAGATGCGCGAATTGGTGCGACGCGAGATGGAAGCGGGCGCGCTCGGAATCACGACGGCGCTGATTTATCCGCCTGCTTTCTTTGCCAAAACGGAAGAGATTATCGAGATGTGCAAAGTGGCGGCCAAATACAAAGGCAAGTACACCACGCACATGCGCAGCGAAGGCAATCAGTTGATCGAAGCCGTGGAGGAAACCATTCGCATCAGTCGCGAGGCCGGGCTGCCCGCGGAAATCTATCACCTCAAAGCGTCGGGCGCGGACAACTGGCCCAAGATGGATCAGGTGATCAGGATGATCGAGAAGGCTCGCCGCGGCGGCTTAAAAATCACGGCCAACATGTACAACTATCCGGCCGGCGGCACAGGGTTGGACGCGTCAATGCCGCCCTGGGTTTGGGATGGCGGACGCGACGCCGGTTACAAACGCCTCCAGGATCCGGAAACGCGCAAGAAGATTGCCGAGGCCATTCGGACTAACTCAAACGACTGGGAAAACCTCTACGCGCTGGCGGGATCGCCGGACCGTCTGCTGTTGGCCAGTTTCAGAAGTGAGCAATTGAAACCGCTGGTCGGCAAGACTCTGGGTGAAGTGGCGAAGATGCGCGGCAAGGATCCGGTCGAGACGATCATGGATCTTGTGCTTGAAGATCGATCTCGAATCGGCACCATCTATTTCCTGATGAGTGAAGACAATCTCAAGAAGCAGATTCGCCTACCGTGGGTTTCGTTTGGATCCGATGCCGCTTCGATTGCGCCGGAGGGTAACGCGCTGCGGTCTTCGGCTCATCCGCGGGCTTACGGCAATTTTGCGCGTCTGCTTGGCAAATACGTGCGCGAAGAAAAAGTGATTTCGCTGACCGAAGCAGTGCGGCGGCTCTCAAGCCTGCCGGCCACTAATCTCGGGCTTGCTCAGCGCGGCTTTCTTAGAACCGGAATGTTCGCAGATGTCGTGGTGTTCGATCCGCAGACGATTGCTGACCGCGCGACGTTTGAAAATCCGCACCAGTTGTCGGTTGGCGTGCAGCACGTATTTGTGAACGGCACGCAGGTACTCAAGGACGGTGAGGTCACCGGAGCAAAACCAGGAAAGGCGCTTTGGGGACCGGGGAAAGTGAAGTGAGCGTGCGGCAGCGGGCGACGCAACGAACTGATAGCGGAGCTGCGAAGCAGCGGTCGTAGCTAAGCCCAAGGCGAGGCTTGTTGAGCCTTGGGAAACCATGCGTTTTAGATCAATCGAGCCCGCGAAGCGGGCGACAGAGATTTTTGGCATACGGTTCGGTAAGTCAGCTTTCAAAGGGCTGACAACTCAGCGGGCTTACAGGTCGCCGCTCCGCGGCTCCAGACGATTTGGATGCACGTTACCCAAGGCTCGCAAAGCCTCGCCTTGGGCTTAACTACCCCCGCTGCTCCGCAGCTTGTTGAGTAAGGTCGGTCACACGTTCCGTAATGAGCGGACGCTTGCGCCACCTAGGACTTTTTTGGCCTATGGAAACACCGACCCAATGGAATTACGCAAAATGAAACACGCCATCACAAACCTACTTCGCGCGCTGGTCGCTCTCGTCATCTTCGCGACCTTCGCGTCCGTCAGCGCGCAGCAGGAACCGTTTACTCGTACCGACGCAATGGTGCCGATGCGCGATGGCGTCCGTCTCAACACGCGCATCTATGCGCCGACGCGCGCCGGCGAGCAGTTTCCTTTTCTCCTTCTGAGAACGCCGTATGGCATCGGCAACTCGACGCCGACGCAGATCGCAGCGGCGCTGCCCGAATTAGCTAATGAAGGTTTCATCATCGTGCAGCAAGACATTCGCGGACGATTCAAGTCTGAAGGCCAATACGTCATGCTGCGGCAGCCGCGCGATCCCAAAGACAAGAACGCGATCGACGAAAGCACCGACACTTACGACACGATTGAATGGCTCCTGAAAAATGTCTCGAACCACAACGGGCGAGTCGGAATCGCCGGAACCAGCTATGGCGCCTGGCTGGCGGTGATGGCCATGCTCGATCCGCATCCGTCACTCAAAGCAGTCGTCCAGCAAGCGTCGCCGGCTGACATGTGGATCGGCGACGACTTTCACCACAACGGCGCCTTCCGTTTGAGCTATGGTTTTGAATTCGCCTACATGATGGAATCGTCGAAGGAGATGACGAATGTCTCGCAGGTCATCGACACGTTTGACACCTACGAGTGGTATCTGAAACTCGGCTCGCTCGCCAACGTCGAATCAAAATATTTTCACGGCAAGATCCCAAGCTGGCGCGACTTTGCGAATCGTCCCGACTATGACGATTTCTGGAAACGGCAGGCTTTCGCGCCGTGGCTGAACCGCGTGACTGTGCCGACGCTGAACGTCGCGGGCTGGTGGGACCAGGAAGATTTTTACGGCCCGATAAAGATCTATGAGCTGCTCGAACGACATGACACGGCGAAGCAGAATTTTCTGGTCGTGGGCCCATGGAACCACGGGGGCTGGTCAAGAGGCGATGGCAAAAAGCTGGGCAAGATAGATTTCGGCAGTGCGACTTCGGAACACTACCGGACCAGGATACTCGTGCCGTTTCTTGCTCACTATTTGAAAGGCAAGGGAAGTCATGAACTTTCGGAAGCGTTGACGTTCAGGACTGGCGCCAACGAGTGGGTCCGGCACGATGCGTGGCCGCCGAAAAAGAACGTGGTAGATCGCAAGCTGTATTTACAAAAAGACAGGGTGCTTTCATTCACCACTCCCCCGGCAACCGGCCAATCGTTTGACAGCTACACTTCCGATCCCTGGAATCCGGTTCCTTACCGTCCGCGCCCGATAAGGCTTCGTATCGGCTGGTCAACCTGGCTGGTCGAAGATCAACGTTTCGTGGACCATCGACCCGATGTTCTTTCATGGGTGAGTGAACCGCTGGAAAAAGATGTTGTCGTGTCCGGGAGGATTATCGCTAACCTATTTGCTTCGACGACGGGCACTGACAGCGACTGGATCGTAAAGCTCATCGACGTATATCCGCAGAAATACGACGCCGATCCGGAAATGGGCGGGTTTCAATTGATGATTGCCGGCGATGTTTTCCGTGGCCGCTATCTGAAGAGCTTTGAAAGACCGCAACCGATTCCGGCAAACTCTGTCCAGCACTATCAAATTCCGTTTCCGGCCAACGATCATATGTTCAAAAAAGGTCACCGGATCATGGTGCAGGTTCAGAGCACCTGGTTTCCGGTAATCGATCGCAACCCGCAACGATTCGTGCCGAACATTTTTCTGGCGAAAGAATCGGACTTTCAGCGAGTGACCCAGCGAGTGTTCCGCTCCGGCAGACACGCATCGCACATCGCTGTGCCGGTTGAGACGCGGCGGTAAGGGGTTAGTAAAGAGGAATTATGAAAAACAAGTTATGGATAGTGCTGTTTGTGCTTGGCCTATCATGCTACGTCTTTGCTCAAACACCGGCGAAAGACTTTGAAGGCGCATGGCAGGGCGCACTTGATGTGGGTGGTACTAAGCTTCGCCTGGCCCTGACCGTGACAAGATCAAACGCCGGCGTTTACACCGGTAAATTAGACAGCCTCGATCAAGGCGCGACCATCCCGATTGACACAATCACGGTCAATGGTGATGCCGTGCGCTGGGAGATTAAGTCCCCCGCGATCGTCTTCGAAGGTACCCTGAACAAAGAGCGCACGGAGTTGATCGGGACGTTCACCCAGGGAGACCAAAAGCTCCCGCTCACCCTGAAGCGCAGCGAGCAAGCAACCGCGACGGCAACTCCGACCCCGACTCCGACACCGAAGCCGGACTATTCAGCACCTGCTGACGCACCTTACACGGCCGAGGATGTAGTGGTGAAGACGCCGGCCGGCCACACGCTTGCCGGCACACTGACACTACCCAAGACTGCGAGCCGTACAAAACCCGTCGGTGCGATCGTCACCGTTACGGGATCCGGAGCGCAGGACCGCGACGAGAACATCGGGCTGCCAGGTTTTCGGCCCTTCCGCCAGATCGCCGATTCGCTGGCGCGCCGCGGGATCGCGGTGCTGCGCATGGACGACCGCGGAACCGGCGGCTCGGGGGGCACGTTCAAGGGCTCAACCAGCGCCGACTTCGCAGAGGACGTGCGCGCCGGCCTCGCTTATCTGCGCACGCGGCCAGAGATCAAGGCCGATCGCCTCGGCGTGCTCGGTCACAGCGAAGGTGCCATCATTGCGCCGATGATGGCCGAAAAGGAGCCCACGCTGCGCGTCATCGTGCTGCTCGCCGGCATCGCCCAACCCGGGCGCACGGCGCTCCACTATCAATTAAAGAACATCATCGAGCACGACACGAAGCTGACGCCCGCCGAGCGAGAAACCCGCATCGCCGACATCCCGAGAAGGATCGACGCCATGATGGCAGCCGACCCGTGGATGAAATTCTTTCTTACTTACGATCCAGCAGCGACTATGCGCCGGGTGAAGACACCGGTGCTGATCCTCACCGGCTCGCGCGACCAGCAGGCTGTGCCCGCGGAGGTGGCGTTACAGGAAGCCGCGTTCAAGGAGGGGGGCAATAAGGACGTGACAGCGCGCGTGCTACCTGACCTCAACCATCTATTTGTCCAGGACACCGACGGCTTTCCGATCAACTATGCGAAGCTTCCGCCGCCGATAATGATGCGGGACGACGTGTTGACGATGATCGGCGATTGGCTCGCGCAGCGGCTGCGTTGATGAGCCCTCTGTTCGCGGCTGTGCAGCACAATTCGCTTTCCACGAAATCATCTTCAGCCATTGACGCGGAATCCCGGCGATAATTTTCTGCCGCGCTACACCTGCAGACTTGATCACGGGAGTTCTTCAACGCGTTAATCGAATTTGAGACGTTTCAGCCAATTGCCCGTTGCGTAATTAATTTCTTACATATACCCTCAGCAAATCGCTAATCGGTTTGCCCCCTGAGCGGCCCATAAGAGTTGTCCAAATCAATATTTTTGGTTGAGATCGATTTTTTACGATTCCGCGACTGCTTTCGTAAATATTAGATGATTACGGGCCGCAACATTATCTTCACGTCGAGCATTGACTGGGACGATCAGTGGCAAGCTCCGCAAGAACTCGCCGTCAGACTAAGTCAGGCCGGCAATCGAGTGCTCTATATTGAAAACACCGGCGTGCGTTCTCCCGGTTTTCGCGATACGAAACGGATCGTGCGACGGTTAAAGCATTGGGCAGGGGCGCTGCATCAGCATAGTCTCCGCCAGGTCGCGCCTAATATTTGGGTCCATGCTCCGCTGGTTTTGCCTCCCTTTGGCTCCGGCATACGAGAATCTCTTAATCGACATTTATTTTTGCCACTGATTGGAAAAGTCGCGCGTGGTCTTCGCATGACGGACCCCATCATTTGGACATTCCTGCCCACCGATACAACTCTCGGCGTGTTGGATTTGTTGTCTTCAACGAACAGCCGGGTAATCTACTACTGCGCCGGCGACTTCGCTCAACTAACAACCGACTCTCAACAGCTTGCGCGTAACGAAGCTCAGTTAGTCAGGCGAAGCTATGTCGTCTTCACTATTTGTGAAGAGTTGGCAACTCACTGCCGTCAATGGAATAACAACGTCCACGTTTTTCCCTACGGCGTAAACTTAAAGGCCTTTCCGGTACAAGATTCTGACTTCCCCTCGCTCCGATCCGCGCATGGGGAATTCTCATGGGCCAGGCAATCCCCGGCGAAGTCACCCGCGCCAGCGGCAAAAAATGGGCATAAGGTAATTGGCTATGTCGGAGGATGGCATCGTCATGTAAGCGTCGATATGCTGACCGTGATGGCGAGGGCGCGTCCCACCTGGTCGTGGGTTTTCGTAGGCTCATCGGAAATTTCGTTGAACGACTTCGCCGATCTGCCGAACGTTTACATCCTGGGTCAGCGCCCGCATCGAGAGTTGGCAGATTACATACGGACCTTTGACGTCTGTATCGTTCCGTACAAGCGCAGCACCTACACTGAAACAGTGGTGCCGTCGAAAATTAATGAATACCTGGCGATGGGTAAGCCAATCGTTTCCACAAATCTGCCGTGGGTCTGCGCCTTTAATGAGCAGCATCAAGTGATTGTCACCAGTCAGGAACATCCGGAGGAGTTCCTGCGGGGAATTGAGCATGCGCTTAGTCTCAGAGATGACGACGCTTTAATTGCGCGGAGGCGCGCGGTTGCGCGCCAGGGCGATTGGGAGACGCGGCTGGAAAGCATGAGCGAGCTGATTACAAACCACCGGGACAAACCTGATAACTGGGGGTCGCTGCCCGCATTGGTGTCGACTGAACAAAATAACGACCACGGTGCTTTTAGCTCAAGGATAGTGGGTCCGTTCGCCTCGCAGCCGTATTCGCACCAGGGCGCGTTGGACTGAATCTATGTCTTCAGTACGGGAAACTCGAAATGCCTTCGTGTCGGTGATAGTTCCCGTCTGGAATGATGCCGAGCGGTTGGCCGGTTGTCTTCATGCGCTCGAGGAACAAACTTACGCCGATGAGTTATACGAGGTCATCGTAGTCGATAATCATCCTGAGCAGCGAGACGGCGAGGCCGGGCAGAAGATTGCTCAGCTTGTTTCCGTAAATGCTCACTCGCGAGTTGTACATGAGAGACG
This region includes:
- a CDS encoding D-aminoacylase gives rise to the protein MRNRLKKLIALTIVLALSFTAIAQGQSRAKSQAQSFDVIIKGGTVYDGTGRPPRRADVGLKGDRIAAVGNLSRATATTVVDAKGLAVAPGFINMLSHSESSLIRDPRSLSEIKQGVTTQIFGEFSMGPLNDQMKQRMKETRADGVDIEWTTLAEYLTYLEKRGIPQNVASFIGAVTIREHVIGLEDKQPTPAQLGQMRELVRREMEAGALGITTALIYPPAFFAKTEEIIEMCKVAAKYKGKYTTHMRSEGNQLIEAVEETIRISREAGLPAEIYHLKASGADNWPKMDQVIRMIEKARRGGLKITANMYNYPAGGTGLDASMPPWVWDGGRDAGYKRLQDPETRKKIAEAIRTNSNDWENLYALAGSPDRLLLASFRSEQLKPLVGKTLGEVAKMRGKDPVETIMDLVLEDRSRIGTIYFLMSEDNLKKQIRLPWVSFGSDAASIAPEGNALRSSAHPRAYGNFARLLGKYVREEKVISLTEAVRRLSSLPATNLGLAQRGFLRTGMFADVVVFDPQTIADRATFENPHQLSVGVQHVFVNGTQVLKDGEVTGAKPGKALWGPGKVK
- a CDS encoding CocE/NonD family hydrolase, which gives rise to MELRKMKHAITNLLRALVALVIFATFASVSAQQEPFTRTDAMVPMRDGVRLNTRIYAPTRAGEQFPFLLLRTPYGIGNSTPTQIAAALPELANEGFIIVQQDIRGRFKSEGQYVMLRQPRDPKDKNAIDESTDTYDTIEWLLKNVSNHNGRVGIAGTSYGAWLAVMAMLDPHPSLKAVVQQASPADMWIGDDFHHNGAFRLSYGFEFAYMMESSKEMTNVSQVIDTFDTYEWYLKLGSLANVESKYFHGKIPSWRDFANRPDYDDFWKRQAFAPWLNRVTVPTLNVAGWWDQEDFYGPIKIYELLERHDTAKQNFLVVGPWNHGGWSRGDGKKLGKIDFGSATSEHYRTRILVPFLAHYLKGKGSHELSEALTFRTGANEWVRHDAWPPKKNVVDRKLYLQKDRVLSFTTPPATGQSFDSYTSDPWNPVPYRPRPIRLRIGWSTWLVEDQRFVDHRPDVLSWVSEPLEKDVVVSGRIIANLFASTTGTDSDWIVKLIDVYPQKYDADPEMGGFQLMIAGDVFRGRYLKSFERPQPIPANSVQHYQIPFPANDHMFKKGHRIMVQVQSTWFPVIDRNPQRFVPNIFLAKESDFQRVTQRVFRSGRHASHIAVPVETRR
- a CDS encoding alpha/beta fold hydrolase — translated: MKNKLWIVLFVLGLSCYVFAQTPAKDFEGAWQGALDVGGTKLRLALTVTRSNAGVYTGKLDSLDQGATIPIDTITVNGDAVRWEIKSPAIVFEGTLNKERTELIGTFTQGDQKLPLTLKRSEQATATATPTPTPTPKPDYSAPADAPYTAEDVVVKTPAGHTLAGTLTLPKTASRTKPVGAIVTVTGSGAQDRDENIGLPGFRPFRQIADSLARRGIAVLRMDDRGTGGSGGTFKGSTSADFAEDVRAGLAYLRTRPEIKADRLGVLGHSEGAIIAPMMAEKEPTLRVIVLLAGIAQPGRTALHYQLKNIIEHDTKLTPAERETRIADIPRRIDAMMAADPWMKFFLTYDPAATMRRVKTPVLILTGSRDQQAVPAEVALQEAAFKEGGNKDVTARVLPDLNHLFVQDTDGFPINYAKLPPPIMMRDDVLTMIGDWLAQRLR
- a CDS encoding glycosyltransferase, whose product is MITGRNIIFTSSIDWDDQWQAPQELAVRLSQAGNRVLYIENTGVRSPGFRDTKRIVRRLKHWAGALHQHSLRQVAPNIWVHAPLVLPPFGSGIRESLNRHLFLPLIGKVARGLRMTDPIIWTFLPTDTTLGVLDLLSSTNSRVIYYCAGDFAQLTTDSQQLARNEAQLVRRSYVVFTICEELATHCRQWNNNVHVFPYGVNLKAFPVQDSDFPSLRSAHGEFSWARQSPAKSPAPAAKNGHKVIGYVGGWHRHVSVDMLTVMARARPTWSWVFVGSSEISLNDFADLPNVYILGQRPHRELADYIRTFDVCIVPYKRSTYTETVVPSKINEYLAMGKPIVSTNLPWVCAFNEQHQVIVTSQEHPEEFLRGIEHALSLRDDDALIARRRAVARQGDWETRLESMSELITNHRDKPDNWGSLPALVSTEQNNDHGAFSSRIVGPFASQPYSHQGALD